Part of the Plasmodium vinckei vinckei genome assembly, chromosome: PVVCY_13 genome, AATAAGGATAAAACAGAATCAATTTTAAgcttattaaaaattaattataatgaatatattataattaatcagccaaataaaaatgcaaCATGTACAATGAGTACTTATATCCCTAttgggaaaaaaataaaaatattagatttgtttatatactttttagatcttaataaaatagttactccttttttttttatatatctaAGCGAAAGATCAAATAGCgatattcataaaaaaaaatttttacaacttggaaatacaaatgatataagtgattatttttcttatgtatatcaatataaaagatcatattatgatatattttatgatttttataGTTATATTGATATTGAtgtttcttttcttttaaacACTTTAccaaatattatgaatagAAATTATTCTATATTAAATGACGCAAAAAAGTATCGATTTctcaaaaattttaatctttataatttatatcatttttaccTTAACCCttattattcaaattttttatattatttaaaaataaattttagtaataatatgaaaaccCACACAAATTTTTTCTCCTACATTATGAGTAACTATACACAAATTAgtacatataaatacacaaatattttaaaaaccAAGATGAAGCCTTATCAAGTAAATAATGTAATCGAGctattaatttgtttatatcaaacagaaataaatcaaaataaaaaacatgtaGGGTTATGCtcaaattatttgataaattCTATTGAGGGTAGtccatttatttatgcTACTATTGAAAATAGCTTActatttcaaaataaaaatatatggaacTTAAATTATAgaattgtttatatttctaCTGGTGCAGCTTTTAGTAGTTTATTAGGAGTTATAAGGCAAaggttttatatatataacacgAAGAAAAAGGAacaacaaaatgaaaacctgataaataacaaaattaaaaacatttcAGAGAATGATTTATTGTTTCTTGGTTTTAGAAACAAAtcaaatcatttttattttgaaaaggaattgcaaaattatttatatttcattcacatttttatagCTTTTTCACAGCAACCAGaagataattttttatattataatcacGACATTTTCAATAATGTAGAAAAGAATAGCCTTATTAACAACATAAATGTTAAGgacatatttaataaaaacacTTTAGAAATGAAagaatttttgaaaaataaaaaaaaagtttatgTAACTGATATAATTTCAAtgttacaaaataatatatatgatttgttgataaaaaaaaatacaatttttttagtatctGGAAAATCCCGTCCTTTTTCTCAAAacctttttaaattattagcTAGCATTATGAAAGAAAAGGAACCCAATAAAACAATAGaagaaattaatttatttttaaaaaaaaaaattgataaatatgaaattatatttgaatcttggtattaattaaattgtccatattttatatatacatataatttgaaactgccaatgttttattaattatagtTTTTGTTTGTACACGAGATACAATTAAATGCCCATGCACATAATACACAATTATTTAAGCATAGACATTACACAATgttcttttatatatgccaatatacattaaatgctacaaaaaaatgtggaaaaaaaaatttgaaaatattataagcGGCCCACTATTTTCAAGAATGCGCAACTAATGAAAATGTGAAGTTGCACATGTAGATATTTGTATatgtgaatatataaaggaaaaaaaaaatacatatttgcAAAGAATGAATAAAATTGCATTATGTAAtagaaaaacaaattaaaacatatatatatgcattttaatatattcgtttattgtttttatgcTTTATAACATATAATGTGTATGTTGTTTATTAAAAACACgcaacaaaaaaaaaaaaaatatttttgtatatattaaaattttttttttttgataatatttattaattttaaaaaggaTATAACATGCGATATTTATCgcctatttttttataaatatatttctgtttttaaaaaaattcggAAAGTAAataagataataaaaatttgtcT contains:
- a CDS encoding NADPH--cytochrome P450 reductase, putative, whose product is MNNLEREKILLLYGSEYGTSYDCCRNILYELYTNFDVHFYCLNDVNIMKFYNYENIIIIVSTTGYGCPAHNMSKFWINLHKCNNIFHEDIYFHLFGLGDSSYDNYNAVAKKLKRKLISIGANIVNYSLGNYQHSSMHFTNFNTWKNKVYSFLKKKYYNFEINNSLPQIYSITNLSETSLTYEDIKKDKEKDKNKIEINYDDFNVNEYFTKSLHLNKFEVIKNERLTNVTDSQDVRYMELATSIKIFNLSSLITVHPTLNKDKTESILSLLKINYNEYIIINQPNKNATCTMSTYIPIGKKIKILDLFIYFLDLNKIVTPFFFIYLSERSNSDIHKKKFLQLGNTNDISDYFSYVYQYKRSYYDIFYDFYSYIDIDVSFLLNTLPNIMNRNYSILNDAKKYRFLKNFNLYNLYHFYLNPYYSNFLYYLKINFSNNMKTHTNFFSYIMSNYTQISTYKYTNILKTKMKPYQVNNVIELLICLYQTEINQNKKHVGLCSNYLINSIEGSPFIYATIENSLLFQNKNIWNLNYRIVYISTGAAFSSLLGVIRQRFYIYNTKKKEQQNENLINNKIKNISENDLLFLGFRNKSNHFYFEKELQNYLYFIHIFIAFSQQPEDNFLYYNHDIFNNVEKNSLINNINVKDIFNKNTLEMKEFLKNKKKVYVTDIISMLQNNIYDLLIKKNTIFLVSGKSRPFSQNLFKLLASIMKEKEPNKTIEEINLFLKKKIDKYEIIFESWY